One region of Vigna angularis cultivar LongXiaoDou No.4 chromosome 10, ASM1680809v1, whole genome shotgun sequence genomic DNA includes:
- the LOC108335617 gene encoding transcription initiation factor TFIID subunit 1 isoform X4 produces the protein MQFLIFYCDEKAEDAVDYEDIDEEYDGPETEAANEEDYLLPKKEFFSAEASVCMESKASVFDDENYDEESEKEQDFLNEDSKPDNISLLEEQEETLVEASKEESALERELHVDSLQSEELDADIQKPEEEGTEVQKRSMAMPLPVLCVEDGVAILRFSEIFGIHEPLRKGEKREHRQPITRDRYKSLDFTDDFVEEDEEEFLKGSSQSLSQTKQVSVVHNDVSESNDVDLEFPKFGFLHTEPSVARKDDHQSKDSCHSAEPMKGDFEEDLSWKDHPFIWTNFYPLDQQDWEDEIIWGNSPVQSNNNIESCEVSGPELGVSGGSEIEIESGIQNIQLEPHKILEDKDHNVLLSSPVSLEAFGSRDSSEAKTNLISRSLFHPQLLRLESRSEVDSSILADGKEGEISKHNQSGQITRFSKAISKNRDMMEGSWLDEIIWEELDQPVVKPKLIFDLQDDQMHFEVLDSKDGAHLRLHAGAIILTRSSKSSSGDSSEVPGHGSQYGWRYVSNDKHYSNRKTSQQLKSNSKKRSAHGVKVFHSQPALKLQTMKLKLSNKDIANFHRPKALWYPHDNEVAVKEQGKLPTQGPMKIIIKSLGGKGSKLHVDTDETLSTVKAKASKKLDFKASETVKIFYLGRELEDQKSLAEQNVQPNSLLHLVRSKIHLWPKAQRVPGENKSLRPPGAFKKKSDLSVKDGHVFLMEYCEERPLLLSNVGMGARLCTYYQKCSPDDQSGSLLRNTDSSLGHVISLDPADKSPFLGDLKPGCCQSSLETNMYRAPVFPHKVPLTDYLLVRSPKGKLSLRRIDKINVVGQQEPLMEVFSPGSKNLQTYMMNRLLVHMCREFQAAEKRHLPPHIRVDEFLSQFPYQSEASFRKKIKEYANLQRGANGQSILVKKRNFRIWSEDELRKMVLPELVCAYESMQAGLYRLKHLGITETHPTNISSAMSRLPDEAIALAAASHIERELQITPWNLSSNFVACTSQGKENIERMEITGVGDPSGRGMGFSYARAPPKAPVSSAMVKKKAAANRGGSTVTGTDADLRRLSMEAAREVLLKFNVPEEVIAKQTRWHRIAMIRKLSSEQAASGVKVDPTTISKYARGQRMSFLQLQQQTREKCQEIWDRQVQSLSAVNADENESDSEGNSDLDSFAGDLENLLDAEEFEEGEEGTNDLKRDKGDGVKGLKMRRRSTLAQAEEEIEDEAAEAAELCRLLMDDDEADRKKKKKTKVTGEETRLVSKMQSKFAFDNAEQVKQITNSLQLDGNIPLKEDTITDLREFWQEENFGAKKSKSLKVNKAKKNDIAPISLPNKKIKLNMGEGIKNQVFKEKKPSRETFVCGACGQPGHMRTNKNCPKYGEDLETQLESADMEKSSGKPISVDPSSHSQSKTASKKSSSKSNSKITPVDNSAKIPLKFKCGSTEKSSDKPVTETLQNSDKPVTSDSETAKSAKVNKIIIPKKVKPDDTQAESRKHAVVIRPPTESSRGLPADSGRGPPTDTGRGQVDYHKLPIKIRPPTEEQSHKRIVIRRTKEVIDLELDSPGGNTGLQHRKTKRIVELSNFEKQKKQETVYGTGAFPKWNTKEDRRWWEEQEKRRNDARLREEDRARRHHKEEMRMLKEQERLDEIKRFEEDIRREREEEERQKAKKKKKKKKPDLRDEYLDDPRARRHDKRMPERDRSGKRRSVAELGKLSADYMPPTKRRRGGGGEVGLANILEGIVETMVKDRYELSYLFVKPVSKKEAPDYLDIIDTPMDLSRIRERVRNMEYKSREDFRHDVWQITFNAHKYNDGRNPGIPPLADMLLEYCDYLLNENDDSLTSAEAGIETRDS, from the exons ATGCAGTTTTTGATATTCT ACTGTGATGAAAAAGCTGAAGACGCTGTTGATTATGAAGATATTGATGAAGAGTATGATGGTCCAGAGACAGAGGCTGCCAATGAAGAAGACTATTTATTGCcaaaaaaagaatttttctcTGCTGAAGCATCTGTATGTATGGAATCCAAAGCTTCTGTATTTGATGATGAAAATTATGATGAAGAATCTGAGAAGGAGCAAGACTTTCTGAATGAAGATTCTAAACCTGATAATATCTCCTTACTtg AGGAGCAGGAAGAGACTTTGGTAGAGGCATCTAAAGAAGAGAGTGCTCTTGAACGTGAATTACATGTTGACTCACTGCAAAGTGAAGAATTGGATGCCGATATACAAAAACCTGAGGAG GAAGGGACTGAAGTCCAGAAAAGGTCTATGGCTATGCCTTTGCCTGTTTTATGTGTGGAAGATGGTGTGGCAATTTTACGCTTCTCTGAAATCTTTGGCATTCATGAACCTCTCAGAAAGGGAGAAAAGAGAGAACACCGGCAACCTATTACTAGAG ATAGATACAAGTCTTTGGATTTTACTGATGATTTTGTAGAAGAGGATGAAGAGGAATTCCTCAAGGGTTCCTCCCAGAGTCTCTCACAGACTAAACAAGTTTCTGTAGTTCATAATGATGTATCAGAAAGCAACGATGTTGACTTGGAGTTTCCAAAATTTGGGTTTCTTCATACTGAGCCCTCAGTGGCCAGGAAAGATGATCATCAATCAAAGGACTCGTGTCATAGTGCTGAACCAATGAAAGGGGATTTTGAAGAAGACCTTTCCTGGAAAGATCATCCTTTCATATGGACCAACTTTTATCCTCTTGATCAGCAAGACTGGGAAGATGAAATCATTTGGGGCAATTCTCCTGttcaaagtaataataatattgaaagcTGTGAAGTTTCTGGACCTGAGTTGGGAGTTTCTGGTGGCAGTGAAATAGAAATTGAAAGTGGGATCCAGAATATTCAGCTGGAGCCTCACAAGATACTGGAAGATAAAGATCATAATGTCTTACTCAGCTCGCCTGTCTCGTTGGAGGCCTTTGGCTCAAGGGATTCTTCTGAAGCTAAAACCAATCTAATATCTAGAAGTCTTTTTCATCCCCAACTTTTAAGGTTAGAATCCAGATCTGAAGTGGATAGTTCTATTCTTGCAGATGGAAAAGAGGGTGAGATATCTAAACATAATCAAAGTGGTCAAATTACACGTTTTAGCAAGGCTATATCAAAAAATAGAGACATGATGGAGGGTTCCTGGTTAGACGAGATAATATGGGAGGAGCTTGATCAGCCTGTGGTGAAACCAAAGCTTATTTTTGATCTTCAGGATGATCAAATGCACTTCGAAGTTTTGGATAGCAAGGATGGTGCACATCTTCGTCTTCATGCTGGGGCTATAATTTTAACTCGTTCTTCAAAATCAAGCAGTGGGGACTCATCTGAAGTACCAGGACATGGAAGTCAATATGGATGGCGATATGTGTCTAATGACAAACATTATTCAAATCGTAAAACTTCTCAACAATTGAAATCAAATTCCAAAAAACGCTCGGCACATGGTGTCAAAGTTTTCCACTCTCAACCTGCGTTGAAGCTGCAGACAATGAAATTGAAGTTGAGCAA TAAAGATATTGCAAATTTTCACCGGCCAAAAGCATTATGGTATCCCCATGACAATGAGGTTGCTGTCAAAGAACAAGGGAAATTGCCAACACAAGGACCCATGAAGATTATTATAAAGAGTTTGGGTGGCAAGGGGAGTAAATTGCATGTGGATACTGATGAAACTCTCTCAACTGTTAAAGCAAAAGCTTCCAAAAAGCTAG ATTTTAAGGCATCGGAAAcagtgaaaatattttatttagggAGGGAGCTTGAAGATCAGAAGTCACTTGCTGAACAAAATGTTCAACCAAACTCCTTGTTACATCTTGTTCGTTCAAAGATACATTTGTGGCCAAAAGCACAGAGGGTTCCTGGGGAGAACAAGTCCTTGCGTCCTCCTGGGGCATTCAAGAAAAAATCTGATCTGTCTGTAAAAGACGGTCATGTTTTTCTGATGGA GTATTGTGAAGAAAGACCTTTACTTTTGAGCAATGTTGGAATGGGTGCAAGACTTTGTACATACTATCAAAAATGCTCACCAGATGACCAATCTGGCTCTTTATTACGTAACACAGATAGTAGCTTGGGGCACGTTATTTCTCTGGATCCTGCAGATAAATCTCCGTTCCTTGGAGATTTGAAACCTGGTTGCTGTCAGTCATCACTAGAGACAAATATGTATAGAGCACCCGTATTTCCTCATAAAGTTCCACTAACTGACTACCTGCTGGTTCGCTCACCAAAGGGAAAGCTATCATTAAGGCgcattgataaaattaatgttgTTGGACAGCAG GAGCCACTCATGGAGGTATTTTCACCAGGAAGTAAAAATCTTCAGACTTACATGATGAACAGGCTGTTGGTACACATGTGCCGTGAATTCCAAGCAGCAGAGAAGCGGCACTTGCCTCCTCATATCCGTGTTGATGAATTTCTCTCACAGTTTCCTTACCAATCGGAAGCATCATTTCGTAAGAAAATCAAGGAATATGCAAATTTACAG AGGGGAGCAAATGGACAGTCGATTTTGGTTAAAAAGAGAAATTTCCGCATTTGGTCAGAGGATGAATTGAGAAAAATGGTTCTGCCGGAGCTT GTTTGTGCCTATGAAAGCATGCAAGCAGGCCTCTACCGACTAAAACATTTAGGAATAACTGAAACACACCCTACAAATATTTCGTCTGCAATGAGTCGGCTTCCTGATGAAGCAATAGCATTGGCTGCTGCATCACACATTGAGAGGGAACTGCAGATTACTCCTTGGAACTTGAGTAGCAATTTTGTTGCTTGTACAAGCCAG GGTAAGGAAAATATTGAACGAATGGAAATTACTGGTGTTGGTGATCCTTCTGGTCGAGGCATGGGTTTCAGCTATGCTCGGGCACCTCCAAAGGCACCAGTGTCTAGTGCAATGGTGAAGAAGAAAGCAGCTGCTAACCGTGGAGGTTCCACTGTTACTGGTACAGATGCTGATCTGCGTAGATTAAGCATGGAGGCTGCACGAGAG GTTCTTCTTAAGTTCAATGTTCCTGAGGAAGTCATTGCTAAACAAACCAGGTGGCATCGCATTGCTATGATACGTAAACTTTCAAGTGAGCAAGCTGCATCTGGGGTCAAGGTTGATCCGACAACTATCAGCAAATATGCTCGTGGCCAGCGAATGTCCTTTCTTCAGTTACAGCAGCAGACTAGAGAAAAATGCCAGGAGATTTGGGATCGACAAGTTCAGAGTCTGTCGGCTGTAAATGCTGATGAGAATGAGAGTGATTCGGAAGGTAATAGTGATCTGGATTCTTTTGCTGGAGACCTGGAAAATTTACTTGATGCTGAGGAGTTTGAAGAGGGAGAAGAAGGTACAAATGACTTAAAACGTGACAAGGGAGACGGTGTTAAGGGTCTTAAAATGAGAAGACGCTCAACTTTGGCTCAGGCAGAGGAGGAAATAGAAGATGAAGCCGCTGAGGCTGCTGAATTGTGCAGGTTGCTCATGGATG ATGATGAAGCtgataggaagaaaaagaagaaaactaaaGTAACTGGGGAAGAAACAAGATTGGTATCAAAGATGCAATCAAAATTTGCCTTCGACAATGCTGAACAAGTTAAGCAAATAACAAATAGTTTACAATTAGATGGAAATATTCCCTTGAAAGAGGACACGATTACAGATCTTAGGGAG tTTTGGCAGGAGGAAAATTTTGGTGCCAAAAAAAGTAAATCACTGAAGGTCAATAAAGCCAAGAAGAATGATATTGCACCTATTTCTCTTcccaataaaaaaatcaaattgaatatgGGAGAAGGAATTAAG AACCAGGTGTTTAAGGAGAAAAAACCATCAAGGGAAACTTTTGTTTGTGGAGCATGTGGTCAG CCTGGGCATATGCGAACAAACAAGAACTGTCCAAAATATGGTGAAGATCTTGAAACTCAACTTGAATCTGCAGATATGGAAAAATCATCTGGGAAACCCATATCTGTGGACCCCTCCAGTCACTCCCAGTCTAAAACCGCCTCCAAAAAGTCAAGTTCGAAAAGCAACTCAAAGATTACTCCTGTTGACAATTCGGCAAAAATTCCACTGAAATTCAAATGTGGCTCCACAGAGAAATCTTCTGATAAACCTGTAACAGAGACCCTGCAGAACTCTGACAAACCAGTCACTTCGGATTCAGAAACTGCAAAGTCTGCTAAGgttaataagataattattcCCAAAAAAGTGAAACCAGATGATACACAGGCTGAATCTCGTAAGCATGCTGTTGTTATAAGGCCTCCTACTGAATCAAGTAGAGGGCTTCCTGCCGATTCAGGTAGAGGGCCTCCTACTGATACAGGCAGAGGTCAGGTTGATTATCACAAGTTACCAATTAAAATACGACCACCAACAGAGGAGCAAAGTCACAAAAGGATTGTTATAAGACGTACGAAGGAGGTTATTGATTTAGAACTGGATAGTCCTGGTGGAAACACTGGACTTCAACACAGAAAGACAAAAAGAATTGTTGAATTGTCAAATTTtgagaaacaaaagaaacagGAGACCGTGTATGGAACTGGAGCTTTTCCAAAATGGAACACTAAAGAGGACAGAAGATGGTGGGAAGAGCAAGAGAAACGAAGAAATGATGCAAGACTTCGAGAAGAAGACAGAGCAAGGAGGCATCACAAAGAAGAAATGAGGATGCTCAAAGAGCAAGAAAggttagatgaaataaaaagatTCGAAGAAGATATCAGAAGAGAGAGGGAGGAAGAAGAACGGCAAaaggctaagaagaaaaagaagaagaaaaagccTGATTTAAGAGATGAGTATTTAGATGATCCCAGAGCAAGAAGACATGATAAGAGAATGCCTGAAAGAGACAGGAGTGGAAAAAGGAGATCTGTTGCTGAGTTAGGAAAGCTTAGTGCAGATTATATGCCGCCAACAAAACGCCGAAGAGGGGGAGGGGGAGAG GTTGGTTTGGCAAATATCTTGGAGGGCATTGTGGAAACGATGGTTAAAGATAGGTACGAGCTATCTTATCTTTTCGTGAAACCAGTGTCGAAGAAAGAGGCTCCTGACTACCTGGACATTATAGATACGCCTATGGATCTTTCCAGAATCAGGGAGAGAGTACGGAACATGGAGTACAAGAGCCGAGAAGATTTCAGGCATGACGTTTGGCAGATTACTTTTAATGCACACAAATACAACGACGGTAGAAATCCTGGAATTCCTCCCCTTGCAGATATGCTTTTGGAATATTGTGATTATTTGTTGAATGAGAATGATGATAGCCTCACTTCAGCAGAAGCTGGCATTGAAACTAGAGATTCCTAA
- the LOC108335617 gene encoding transcription initiation factor TFIID subunit 1 isoform X3, with translation MGYDSASPSQDGRDEDDEEEYEESGKGNRFLGFMFGNVDNSGDLDVDYLDEDAKEHLSALADKLGPSLTDIDLSGKSPQTPPDVVEQDCDEKAEDAVDYEDIDEEYDGPETEAANEEDYLLPKKEFFSAEASVCMESKASVFDDENYDEESEKEQDFLNEDSKPDNISLLEEQEETLVEASKEESALERELHVDSLQSEELDADIQKPEEEGTEVQKRSMAMPLPVLCVEDGVAILRFSEIFGIHEPLRKGEKREHRQPITRDRYKSLDFTDDFVEEDEEEFLKGSSQSLSQTKQVSVVHNDVSESNDVDLEFPKFGFLHTEPSVARKDDHQSKDSCHSAEPMKGDFEEDLSWKDHPFIWTNFYPLDQQDWEDEIIWGNSPVQSNNNIESCEVSGPELGVSGGSEIEIESGIQNIQLEPHKILEDKDHNVLLSSPVSLEAFGSRDSSEAKTNLISRSLFHPQLLRLESRSEVDSSILADGKEGEISKHNQSGQITRFSKAISKNRDMMEGSWLDEIIWEELDQPVVKPKLIFDLQDDQMHFEVLDSKDGAHLRLHAGAIILTRSSKSSSGDSSEVPGHGSQYGWRYVSNDKHYSNRKTSQQLKSNSKKRSAHGVKVFHSQPALKLQTMKLKLSNKDIANFHRPKALWYPHDNEVAVKEQGKLPTQGPMKIIIKSLGGKGSKLHVDTDETLSTVKAKASKKLDFKASETVKIFYLGRELEDQKSLAEQNVQPNSLLHLVRSKIHLWPKAQRVPGENKSLRPPGAFKKKSDLSVKDGHVFLMEYCEERPLLLSNVGMGARLCTYYQKCSPDDQSGSLLRNTDSSLGHVISLDPADKSPFLGDLKPGCCQSSLETNMYRAPVFPHKVPLTDYLLVRSPKGKLSLRRIDKINVVGQQEPLMEVFSPGSKNLQTYMMNRLLVHMCREFQAAEKRHLPPHIRVDEFLSQFPYQSEASFRKKIKEYANLQRGANGQSILVKKRNFRIWSEDELRKMVLPELVCAYESMQAGLYRLKHLGITETHPTNISSAMSRLPDEAIALAAASHIERELQITPWNLSSNFVACTSQGKENIERMEITGVGDPSGRGMGFSYARAPPKAPVSSAMVKKKAAANRGGSTVTGTDADLRRLSMEAAREVLLKFNVPEEVIAKQTRWHRIAMIRKLSSEQAASGVKVDPTTISKYARGQRMSFLQLQQQTREKCQEIWDRQVQSLSAVNADENESDSEGNSDLDSFAGDLENLLDAEEFEEGEEGTNDLKRDKGDGVKGLKMRRRSTLAQAEEEIEDEAAEAAELCRLLMDDDEADRKKKKKTKVTGEETRLVSKMQSKFAFDNAEQEENFGAKKSKSLKVNKAKKNDIAPISLPNKKIKLNMGEGIKNQVFKEKKPSRETFVCGACGQPGHMRTNKNCPKYGEDLETQLESADMEKSSGKPISVDPSSHSQSKTASKKSSSKSNSKITPVDNSAKIPLKFKCGSTEKSSDKPVTETLQNSDKPVTSDSETAKSAKVNKIIIPKKVKPDDTQAESRKHAVVIRPPTESSRGLPADSGRGPPTDTGRGQVDYHKLPIKIRPPTEEQSHKRIVIRRTKEVIDLELDSPGGNTGLQHRKTKRIVELSNFEKQKKQETVYGTGAFPKWNTKEDRRWWEEQEKRRNDARLREEDRARRHHKEEMRMLKEQERLDEIKRFEEDIRREREEEERQKAKKKKKKKKPDLRDEYLDDPRARRHDKRMPERDRSGKRRSVAELGKLSADYMPPTKRRRGGGGEVGLANILEGIVETMVKDRYELSYLFVKPVSKKEAPDYLDIIDTPMDLSRIRERVRNMEYKSREDFRHDVWQITFNAHKYNDGRNPGIPPLADMLLEYCDYLLNENDDSLTSAEAGIETRDS, from the exons ATGGGTTACGATTCGGCTAGCCCCTCGCAGGATGGGAGGGACGAAG atgatgaagaagaatatGAGGAGTCTGGCAAGGGTAATCGGTTTCTTGGGTTCATGTTTGGAAATGTAGATAATTCTGGTGATCTCGATGTTGACTATCTTGATGAG GATGCAAAGGAGCATCTTTCTGCATTAGCCGATAAGTTGGGTCCATCACTGACAGATATAGAT TTGTCAGGAAAATCACCACAAACACCACCTGACGTTGTTGAACAAG ACTGTGATGAAAAAGCTGAAGACGCTGTTGATTATGAAGATATTGATGAAGAGTATGATGGTCCAGAGACAGAGGCTGCCAATGAAGAAGACTATTTATTGCcaaaaaaagaatttttctcTGCTGAAGCATCTGTATGTATGGAATCCAAAGCTTCTGTATTTGATGATGAAAATTATGATGAAGAATCTGAGAAGGAGCAAGACTTTCTGAATGAAGATTCTAAACCTGATAATATCTCCTTACTtg AGGAGCAGGAAGAGACTTTGGTAGAGGCATCTAAAGAAGAGAGTGCTCTTGAACGTGAATTACATGTTGACTCACTGCAAAGTGAAGAATTGGATGCCGATATACAAAAACCTGAGGAG GAAGGGACTGAAGTCCAGAAAAGGTCTATGGCTATGCCTTTGCCTGTTTTATGTGTGGAAGATGGTGTGGCAATTTTACGCTTCTCTGAAATCTTTGGCATTCATGAACCTCTCAGAAAGGGAGAAAAGAGAGAACACCGGCAACCTATTACTAGAG ATAGATACAAGTCTTTGGATTTTACTGATGATTTTGTAGAAGAGGATGAAGAGGAATTCCTCAAGGGTTCCTCCCAGAGTCTCTCACAGACTAAACAAGTTTCTGTAGTTCATAATGATGTATCAGAAAGCAACGATGTTGACTTGGAGTTTCCAAAATTTGGGTTTCTTCATACTGAGCCCTCAGTGGCCAGGAAAGATGATCATCAATCAAAGGACTCGTGTCATAGTGCTGAACCAATGAAAGGGGATTTTGAAGAAGACCTTTCCTGGAAAGATCATCCTTTCATATGGACCAACTTTTATCCTCTTGATCAGCAAGACTGGGAAGATGAAATCATTTGGGGCAATTCTCCTGttcaaagtaataataatattgaaagcTGTGAAGTTTCTGGACCTGAGTTGGGAGTTTCTGGTGGCAGTGAAATAGAAATTGAAAGTGGGATCCAGAATATTCAGCTGGAGCCTCACAAGATACTGGAAGATAAAGATCATAATGTCTTACTCAGCTCGCCTGTCTCGTTGGAGGCCTTTGGCTCAAGGGATTCTTCTGAAGCTAAAACCAATCTAATATCTAGAAGTCTTTTTCATCCCCAACTTTTAAGGTTAGAATCCAGATCTGAAGTGGATAGTTCTATTCTTGCAGATGGAAAAGAGGGTGAGATATCTAAACATAATCAAAGTGGTCAAATTACACGTTTTAGCAAGGCTATATCAAAAAATAGAGACATGATGGAGGGTTCCTGGTTAGACGAGATAATATGGGAGGAGCTTGATCAGCCTGTGGTGAAACCAAAGCTTATTTTTGATCTTCAGGATGATCAAATGCACTTCGAAGTTTTGGATAGCAAGGATGGTGCACATCTTCGTCTTCATGCTGGGGCTATAATTTTAACTCGTTCTTCAAAATCAAGCAGTGGGGACTCATCTGAAGTACCAGGACATGGAAGTCAATATGGATGGCGATATGTGTCTAATGACAAACATTATTCAAATCGTAAAACTTCTCAACAATTGAAATCAAATTCCAAAAAACGCTCGGCACATGGTGTCAAAGTTTTCCACTCTCAACCTGCGTTGAAGCTGCAGACAATGAAATTGAAGTTGAGCAA TAAAGATATTGCAAATTTTCACCGGCCAAAAGCATTATGGTATCCCCATGACAATGAGGTTGCTGTCAAAGAACAAGGGAAATTGCCAACACAAGGACCCATGAAGATTATTATAAAGAGTTTGGGTGGCAAGGGGAGTAAATTGCATGTGGATACTGATGAAACTCTCTCAACTGTTAAAGCAAAAGCTTCCAAAAAGCTAG ATTTTAAGGCATCGGAAAcagtgaaaatattttatttagggAGGGAGCTTGAAGATCAGAAGTCACTTGCTGAACAAAATGTTCAACCAAACTCCTTGTTACATCTTGTTCGTTCAAAGATACATTTGTGGCCAAAAGCACAGAGGGTTCCTGGGGAGAACAAGTCCTTGCGTCCTCCTGGGGCATTCAAGAAAAAATCTGATCTGTCTGTAAAAGACGGTCATGTTTTTCTGATGGA GTATTGTGAAGAAAGACCTTTACTTTTGAGCAATGTTGGAATGGGTGCAAGACTTTGTACATACTATCAAAAATGCTCACCAGATGACCAATCTGGCTCTTTATTACGTAACACAGATAGTAGCTTGGGGCACGTTATTTCTCTGGATCCTGCAGATAAATCTCCGTTCCTTGGAGATTTGAAACCTGGTTGCTGTCAGTCATCACTAGAGACAAATATGTATAGAGCACCCGTATTTCCTCATAAAGTTCCACTAACTGACTACCTGCTGGTTCGCTCACCAAAGGGAAAGCTATCATTAAGGCgcattgataaaattaatgttgTTGGACAGCAG GAGCCACTCATGGAGGTATTTTCACCAGGAAGTAAAAATCTTCAGACTTACATGATGAACAGGCTGTTGGTACACATGTGCCGTGAATTCCAAGCAGCAGAGAAGCGGCACTTGCCTCCTCATATCCGTGTTGATGAATTTCTCTCACAGTTTCCTTACCAATCGGAAGCATCATTTCGTAAGAAAATCAAGGAATATGCAAATTTACAG AGGGGAGCAAATGGACAGTCGATTTTGGTTAAAAAGAGAAATTTCCGCATTTGGTCAGAGGATGAATTGAGAAAAATGGTTCTGCCGGAGCTT GTTTGTGCCTATGAAAGCATGCAAGCAGGCCTCTACCGACTAAAACATTTAGGAATAACTGAAACACACCCTACAAATATTTCGTCTGCAATGAGTCGGCTTCCTGATGAAGCAATAGCATTGGCTGCTGCATCACACATTGAGAGGGAACTGCAGATTACTCCTTGGAACTTGAGTAGCAATTTTGTTGCTTGTACAAGCCAG GGTAAGGAAAATATTGAACGAATGGAAATTACTGGTGTTGGTGATCCTTCTGGTCGAGGCATGGGTTTCAGCTATGCTCGGGCACCTCCAAAGGCACCAGTGTCTAGTGCAATGGTGAAGAAGAAAGCAGCTGCTAACCGTGGAGGTTCCACTGTTACTGGTACAGATGCTGATCTGCGTAGATTAAGCATGGAGGCTGCACGAGAG GTTCTTCTTAAGTTCAATGTTCCTGAGGAAGTCATTGCTAAACAAACCAGGTGGCATCGCATTGCTATGATACGTAAACTTTCAAGTGAGCAAGCTGCATCTGGGGTCAAGGTTGATCCGACAACTATCAGCAAATATGCTCGTGGCCAGCGAATGTCCTTTCTTCAGTTACAGCAGCAGACTAGAGAAAAATGCCAGGAGATTTGGGATCGACAAGTTCAGAGTCTGTCGGCTGTAAATGCTGATGAGAATGAGAGTGATTCGGAAGGTAATAGTGATCTGGATTCTTTTGCTGGAGACCTGGAAAATTTACTTGATGCTGAGGAGTTTGAAGAGGGAGAAGAAGGTACAAATGACTTAAAACGTGACAAGGGAGACGGTGTTAAGGGTCTTAAAATGAGAAGACGCTCAACTTTGGCTCAGGCAGAGGAGGAAATAGAAGATGAAGCCGCTGAGGCTGCTGAATTGTGCAGGTTGCTCATGGATG ATGATGAAGCtgataggaagaaaaagaagaaaactaaaGTAACTGGGGAAGAAACAAGATTGGTATCAAAGATGCAATCAAAATTTGCCTTCGACAATGCTGAACAA GAGGAAAATTTTGGTGCCAAAAAAAGTAAATCACTGAAGGTCAATAAAGCCAAGAAGAATGATATTGCACCTATTTCTCTTcccaataaaaaaatcaaattgaatatgGGAGAAGGAATTAAG AACCAGGTGTTTAAGGAGAAAAAACCATCAAGGGAAACTTTTGTTTGTGGAGCATGTGGTCAG CCTGGGCATATGCGAACAAACAAGAACTGTCCAAAATATGGTGAAGATCTTGAAACTCAACTTGAATCTGCAGATATGGAAAAATCATCTGGGAAACCCATATCTGTGGACCCCTCCAGTCACTCCCAGTCTAAAACCGCCTCCAAAAAGTCAAGTTCGAAAAGCAACTCAAAGATTACTCCTGTTGACAATTCGGCAAAAATTCCACTGAAATTCAAATGTGGCTCCACAGAGAAATCTTCTGATAAACCTGTAACAGAGACCCTGCAGAACTCTGACAAACCAGTCACTTCGGATTCAGAAACTGCAAAGTCTGCTAAGgttaataagataattattcCCAAAAAAGTGAAACCAGATGATACACAGGCTGAATCTCGTAAGCATGCTGTTGTTATAAGGCCTCCTACTGAATCAAGTAGAGGGCTTCCTGCCGATTCAGGTAGAGGGCCTCCTACTGATACAGGCAGAGGTCAGGTTGATTATCACAAGTTACCAATTAAAATACGACCACCAACAGAGGAGCAAAGTCACAAAAGGATTGTTATAAGACGTACGAAGGAGGTTATTGATTTAGAACTGGATAGTCCTGGTGGAAACACTGGACTTCAACACAGAAAGACAAAAAGAATTGTTGAATTGTCAAATTTtgagaaacaaaagaaacagGAGACCGTGTATGGAACTGGAGCTTTTCCAAAATGGAACACTAAAGAGGACAGAAGATGGTGGGAAGAGCAAGAGAAACGAAGAAATGATGCAAGACTTCGAGAAGAAGACAGAGCAAGGAGGCATCACAAAGAAGAAATGAGGATGCTCAAAGAGCAAGAAAggttagatgaaataaaaagatTCGAAGAAGATATCAGAAGAGAGAGGGAGGAAGAAGAACGGCAAaaggctaagaagaaaaagaagaagaaaaagccTGATTTAAGAGATGAGTATTTAGATGATCCCAGAGCAAGAAGACATGATAAGAGAATGCCTGAAAGAGACAGGAGTGGAAAAAGGAGATCTGTTGCTGAGTTAGGAAAGCTTAGTGCAGATTATATGCCGCCAACAAAACGCCGAAGAGGGGGAGGGGGAGAG GTTGGTTTGGCAAATATCTTGGAGGGCATTGTGGAAACGATGGTTAAAGATAGGTACGAGCTATCTTATCTTTTCGTGAAACCAGTGTCGAAGAAAGAGGCTCCTGACTACCTGGACATTATAGATACGCCTATGGATCTTTCCAGAATCAGGGAGAGAGTACGGAACATGGAGTACAAGAGCCGAGAAGATTTCAGGCATGACGTTTGGCAGATTACTTTTAATGCACACAAATACAACGACGGTAGAAATCCTGGAATTCCTCCCCTTGCAGATATGCTTTTGGAATATTGTGATTATTTGTTGAATGAGAATGATGATAGCCTCACTTCAGCAGAAGCTGGCATTGAAACTAGAGATTCCTAA